A genomic segment from Oryctolagus cuniculus chromosome 14, mOryCun1.1, whole genome shotgun sequence encodes:
- the FST gene encoding follistatin isoform X3 gives MVRARHQPGGLCLLLLLLCQFMEDRSAQAGNCWLRQAKNGRCQVLYKTELSKEECCSTGRLSTSWTEEDVNDNTLFKWMIFNGGAPNCIPCKETCENVDCGPGKKCRMNKKNKPRCVCAPDCSNITWKGPVCGMDGKTYRNECALLKARCKEQPELEVQYQGKCKKTCRDVFCPGSSTCVVDQTNNAYCVTCNRICPEPTSPEQYLCGNDGVTYPSACHLRKATCLLGRSIGLAYEGKCIKAKSCEDIQCTGGKKCLWDFKVGRGRCSLCDELCPDSKSDEPVCASDNATYASECAMKEAACSSGVLLEVKHSGSCN, from the exons ATGGTCCGCGCCAGGCACCAGCCCGGCGGGCTTTgcctcttgctgctgctgctctgccaGTTCATGGAGGACCGCAGCGCCCAGG CTGGGAACTGCTGGCTCCGCCAAGCCAAGAACGGCCGCTGCCAGGTCCTGTACAAGACCGAGCTGAGCAAGGAGGAGTGCTGCAGCACGGGCCGCCTGAGCACCTCGTGGACCGAGGAGGACGTGAACGACAACACGCTCTTCAAGTGGATGATCTTCAACGGGGGCGCCCCCAACTGCATCCCCTGTAAAG AAACGTGTGAGAACGTGGACTGTGGCCCCGGGAAGAAATGCCGGATGAACAAGAAGAACAAACCCCGCTGCGTGTGTGCCCCAGATTGTTCCAATATCACCTGGAAGGGTCCCGTCTGCGGGATGGACGGCAAAACCTACCGCAACGAATGTGCACTCCTCAAGGCCAGGTGCaaagagcagccggaactggaagTCCAGTACCAGGGCAAATGTAAAA agACCTGTCGGGATGTGTTCTGTCCAGGCAGCTCCACGTGTGTGGTGGACCAGACCAATAACGCCTACTGCGTGACCTGTAATCGGATTTGCCCTGAGCCTACCTCCCCGGAACAGTACCTCTGTGGGAACGATGGAGTCACCTACCCCAGCGCCTGCCACCTGAGGAAGGCCACCTGCCTGCTGGGCAGATCCATCGGACTGGCCTATGAGGGAAAGTGTATCA AAGCAAAGTCCTGTGAAGACATCCAGTGCACTggtggaaaaaaatgtttatgggATTTCAAAGTTGGCAGAGGCCGGTGTTCCCTCTGTGATGAGCTGTGCCCTGACAGTAAGTCCGACGAGCCTGTCTGCGCCAGTGACAACGCCACTTACGCCAGCGAGTGTGCCATGAAGGAGGCTGCCTGCTCCTCAGGTGTGCTGTTGGAAGTAAAGCACTCCGGATCTTGTAACT GA
- the FST gene encoding follistatin isoform X1: protein MVRARHQPGGLCLLLLLLCQFMEDRSAQAGNCWLRQAKNGRCQVLYKTELSKEECCSTGRLSTSWTEEDVNDNTLFKWMIFNGGAPNCIPCKETCENVDCGPGKKCRMNKKNKPRCVCAPDCSNITWKGPVCGMDGKTYRNECALLKARCKEQPELEVQYQGKCKKTCRDVFCPGSSTCVVDQTNNAYCVTCNRICPEPTSPEQYLCGNDGVTYPSACHLRKATCLLGRSIGLAYEGKCIKAKSCEDIQCTGGKKCLWDFKVGRGRCSLCDELCPDSKSDEPVCASDNATYASECAMKEAACSSGVLLEVKHSGSCNSISEDTEEEEEDEDQDYSFPISSILEW from the exons ATGGTCCGCGCCAGGCACCAGCCCGGCGGGCTTTgcctcttgctgctgctgctctgccaGTTCATGGAGGACCGCAGCGCCCAGG CTGGGAACTGCTGGCTCCGCCAAGCCAAGAACGGCCGCTGCCAGGTCCTGTACAAGACCGAGCTGAGCAAGGAGGAGTGCTGCAGCACGGGCCGCCTGAGCACCTCGTGGACCGAGGAGGACGTGAACGACAACACGCTCTTCAAGTGGATGATCTTCAACGGGGGCGCCCCCAACTGCATCCCCTGTAAAG AAACGTGTGAGAACGTGGACTGTGGCCCCGGGAAGAAATGCCGGATGAACAAGAAGAACAAACCCCGCTGCGTGTGTGCCCCAGATTGTTCCAATATCACCTGGAAGGGTCCCGTCTGCGGGATGGACGGCAAAACCTACCGCAACGAATGTGCACTCCTCAAGGCCAGGTGCaaagagcagccggaactggaagTCCAGTACCAGGGCAAATGTAAAA agACCTGTCGGGATGTGTTCTGTCCAGGCAGCTCCACGTGTGTGGTGGACCAGACCAATAACGCCTACTGCGTGACCTGTAATCGGATTTGCCCTGAGCCTACCTCCCCGGAACAGTACCTCTGTGGGAACGATGGAGTCACCTACCCCAGCGCCTGCCACCTGAGGAAGGCCACCTGCCTGCTGGGCAGATCCATCGGACTGGCCTATGAGGGAAAGTGTATCA AAGCAAAGTCCTGTGAAGACATCCAGTGCACTggtggaaaaaaatgtttatgggATTTCAAAGTTGGCAGAGGCCGGTGTTCCCTCTGTGATGAGCTGTGCCCTGACAGTAAGTCCGACGAGCCTGTCTGCGCCAGTGACAACGCCACTTACGCCAGCGAGTGTGCCATGAAGGAGGCTGCCTGCTCCTCAGGTGTGCTGTTGGAAGTAAAGCACTCCGGATCTTGTAACT CCATTTCGGAAGACaccgaggaagaggaggaagatgaagaCCAGGACTACAGCTTTCCTATTTCTTCCATTCTAGAGTGGTAA
- the FST gene encoding follistatin isoform X4, translating to MVRARHQPGGLCLLLLLLCQFMEDRSAQAGNCWLRQAKNGRCQVLYKTELSKEECCSTGRLSTSWTEEDVNDNTLFKWMIFNGGAPNCIPCKETCENVDCGPGKKCRMNKKNKPRCVCAPDCSNITWKGPVCGMDGKTYRNECALLKARCKEQPELEVQYQGKCKKTCRDVFCPGSSTCVVDQTNNAYCVTCNRICPEPTSPEQYLCGNDGVTYPSACHLRKATCLLGRSIGLAYEGKCITKSCEDIQCTGGKKCLWDFKVGRGRCSLCDELCPDSKSDEPVCASDNATYASECAMKEAACSSGVLLEVKHSGSCN from the exons ATGGTCCGCGCCAGGCACCAGCCCGGCGGGCTTTgcctcttgctgctgctgctctgccaGTTCATGGAGGACCGCAGCGCCCAGG CTGGGAACTGCTGGCTCCGCCAAGCCAAGAACGGCCGCTGCCAGGTCCTGTACAAGACCGAGCTGAGCAAGGAGGAGTGCTGCAGCACGGGCCGCCTGAGCACCTCGTGGACCGAGGAGGACGTGAACGACAACACGCTCTTCAAGTGGATGATCTTCAACGGGGGCGCCCCCAACTGCATCCCCTGTAAAG AAACGTGTGAGAACGTGGACTGTGGCCCCGGGAAGAAATGCCGGATGAACAAGAAGAACAAACCCCGCTGCGTGTGTGCCCCAGATTGTTCCAATATCACCTGGAAGGGTCCCGTCTGCGGGATGGACGGCAAAACCTACCGCAACGAATGTGCACTCCTCAAGGCCAGGTGCaaagagcagccggaactggaagTCCAGTACCAGGGCAAATGTAAAA agACCTGTCGGGATGTGTTCTGTCCAGGCAGCTCCACGTGTGTGGTGGACCAGACCAATAACGCCTACTGCGTGACCTGTAATCGGATTTGCCCTGAGCCTACCTCCCCGGAACAGTACCTCTGTGGGAACGATGGAGTCACCTACCCCAGCGCCTGCCACCTGAGGAAGGCCACCTGCCTGCTGGGCAGATCCATCGGACTGGCCTATGAGGGAAAGTGTATCA CAAAGTCCTGTGAAGACATCCAGTGCACTggtggaaaaaaatgtttatgggATTTCAAAGTTGGCAGAGGCCGGTGTTCCCTCTGTGATGAGCTGTGCCCTGACAGTAAGTCCGACGAGCCTGTCTGCGCCAGTGACAACGCCACTTACGCCAGCGAGTGTGCCATGAAGGAGGCTGCCTGCTCCTCAGGTGTGCTGTTGGAAGTAAAGCACTCCGGATCTTGTAACT GA
- the FST gene encoding follistatin isoform X2: MVRARHQPGGLCLLLLLLCQFMEDRSAQAGNCWLRQAKNGRCQVLYKTELSKEECCSTGRLSTSWTEEDVNDNTLFKWMIFNGGAPNCIPCKETCENVDCGPGKKCRMNKKNKPRCVCAPDCSNITWKGPVCGMDGKTYRNECALLKARCKEQPELEVQYQGKCKKTCRDVFCPGSSTCVVDQTNNAYCVTCNRICPEPTSPEQYLCGNDGVTYPSACHLRKATCLLGRSIGLAYEGKCITKSCEDIQCTGGKKCLWDFKVGRGRCSLCDELCPDSKSDEPVCASDNATYASECAMKEAACSSGVLLEVKHSGSCNSISEDTEEEEEDEDQDYSFPISSILEW; encoded by the exons ATGGTCCGCGCCAGGCACCAGCCCGGCGGGCTTTgcctcttgctgctgctgctctgccaGTTCATGGAGGACCGCAGCGCCCAGG CTGGGAACTGCTGGCTCCGCCAAGCCAAGAACGGCCGCTGCCAGGTCCTGTACAAGACCGAGCTGAGCAAGGAGGAGTGCTGCAGCACGGGCCGCCTGAGCACCTCGTGGACCGAGGAGGACGTGAACGACAACACGCTCTTCAAGTGGATGATCTTCAACGGGGGCGCCCCCAACTGCATCCCCTGTAAAG AAACGTGTGAGAACGTGGACTGTGGCCCCGGGAAGAAATGCCGGATGAACAAGAAGAACAAACCCCGCTGCGTGTGTGCCCCAGATTGTTCCAATATCACCTGGAAGGGTCCCGTCTGCGGGATGGACGGCAAAACCTACCGCAACGAATGTGCACTCCTCAAGGCCAGGTGCaaagagcagccggaactggaagTCCAGTACCAGGGCAAATGTAAAA agACCTGTCGGGATGTGTTCTGTCCAGGCAGCTCCACGTGTGTGGTGGACCAGACCAATAACGCCTACTGCGTGACCTGTAATCGGATTTGCCCTGAGCCTACCTCCCCGGAACAGTACCTCTGTGGGAACGATGGAGTCACCTACCCCAGCGCCTGCCACCTGAGGAAGGCCACCTGCCTGCTGGGCAGATCCATCGGACTGGCCTATGAGGGAAAGTGTATCA CAAAGTCCTGTGAAGACATCCAGTGCACTggtggaaaaaaatgtttatgggATTTCAAAGTTGGCAGAGGCCGGTGTTCCCTCTGTGATGAGCTGTGCCCTGACAGTAAGTCCGACGAGCCTGTCTGCGCCAGTGACAACGCCACTTACGCCAGCGAGTGTGCCATGAAGGAGGCTGCCTGCTCCTCAGGTGTGCTGTTGGAAGTAAAGCACTCCGGATCTTGTAACT CCATTTCGGAAGACaccgaggaagaggaggaagatgaagaCCAGGACTACAGCTTTCCTATTTCTTCCATTCTAGAGTGGTAA